The following is a genomic window from bacterium.
CTTCTTTTCCCTCGAATAGAGTTAAAACTACCTTTGTTTCATTGATTTGATGCGGTGGGATATCAAAAAGATTTTGCGACAGCACAATCAGATCCGCCAATTTTCCGTTTTCGATCGAGCCGACCTCTTTGTCACGGAAATTCGCGTAGGCGCTCCCGATTGTATAAGCAGCCAGCGCGCTTTCCAGAGTGATCCGTTCTTCGGGAATGAATGGATTCTCTTCTGATTCATCAAAATCGGTTCTGCGGACCGCCACTTCAATGCCATCCAGAGGATTCGCAGAAGAGACGGGCCAGTCGCTTCCCATTGCCAGTCTGGCCCCTTTTGACGCGACGCTATTGATCGGATAAAGCCATCGGGAACGTTCTTTTCCCAGTTGTGGAACCGTCAAGTCTTTAATGTACTCATCCTCATAAGCCCAGAGCGGCTGGAAGTTTGGTATGACGGAAAGCTTTGCAAATCGTGGGATATCTTGAGGATCAATCAATTCAATATGAGCCATTAACGGACGCCGGTCACGAAGTCCGTTCTTTTTCTCCGCTGCTTCTATCGCATCGAGCGCAACGCGTATTCCGCGGTCTCCAATTGCGTGAATATGAATCTGAAATTTTTCCCGGTCAAGCAATTCCACAAACGGATTGAGTTTTTCGGGAGGCCAGTTCAGCTCACCCGCATTCTTACCCTGATTCAGATATGGTTCCAGCAGTGCTGCCGTTCTGGATTCGATCACACCATCCGAAAAGATTTTGACTGCTGTTGCATGAAAGTGTTTTCCATTCTTGTACTGAGCCCGGAGAGTTTTATAACGCTCCACCTGCTTTAGTACATCTTCCAACGACCCGGAAGGGTCGGCGTACATGGCTCCAATCACGCGAACAGTGAGAAGCCCCTGTCTATCTACTTCTGAATAAACGTGTGTGCCGCCGCGCTCTTCTACAGATACACTTGCATCCTGAAATCCAGTGATGCCGAACTGATTCAATATTTTCACTGCTGCCCGCAAACCTTCAATCTTTTCTTCGATTCCCGTTTTTGGTGCCACCTTGGAAACAAGGTCTGCTGCGGATTCCCGCAACGCTCCGGAAGGTTCACCTTTTTGATTGCGCTCGATCCGGCCCGCTTCCGGATCGGGAGTGTCTTTTGTAACTCCCGCCATCTCCAGTGCTTTGGAGTTCGCCCACGCCGAATGGCCATCCATCGCGTATAGAAACACAGGGCGATCGGACACAATTTCATCGAGCCACTCTTTCTGCGGATTTGCATCGGGAAAAACCGGTAGCTGCCATCCCGATCCGAGTATCCACGGATCCTTGGGATGCGATGCAACATAATCTCGAACTGCTTTTAACACTTCCTCTTTAGTGTTATATGGGAGCAGATCGCATTGTTTCAGCCCGACACCCGCTTCCACAGGATGAGCATGAGAGTCGATAAACCCAGGGAGAACAAATCGGCCGGATAATTCAATCGTTTTCGTTTTATCTCCGATCCAGGGAGTCAGGCCTGCATCATCCCCTACATAAACGATCCTTCCGTCCTTTATGGCTACGGATTCCGCCCAGGATCGCGCGGCATCCATTGTATAAATCTTGCCGTGGCGCAAAACGGTATCCGCTTTCGGATGGTGTGCCGCTCCTGCAGAGAAAAAGGACAAAATAATAGCCAGGAAAATTCTTTTCATACGTTGTACTCCCTGTGGGGGGCTTGCTCGCGATAGATTTGCTCCAGCCGATTGATTGGCAACCCCAATCTGTAAAAAGCGCGCAATGATCTCATTAACAATATTGTCTTCCAATACCCGTACCTTTGAAAGCGTCTTGCTGACGCATAGCACTTCTTGTTGAGCTGAACCAGCTTTCCGCGCAAACGCAGTTTTCGCATGAGCTCGAATTCGTACATCAGCGTTACATCCGGAAAACCGCCGGCTTCCAAAAAAACAGAACGCCTGCAAAAAATTCCATGATCGCCTAAATAAATCTGTGACCGCCGCGCATTCCAGCTTCCTGACCAGGAAAGATAACGATCCAGCAGCGGACGGTTTCCGCGCAATTCCAGCTGAAAAGCGCCACCCACGACCTCCGTCTCCTTCATGCAATGCAATAGATCAACAAAAGCTTTCTCATCAAGTATGCAATCAGCATGGAGAAAAACGAGAAGATCACCATGCGACCTGGAGGCGCCGAGATTCATCTGTTGTGAAATTGATTTTTCACTGCAAATCAACAGTGCGCCTGACTTCTCGGCAATTTCCTGAGTTCCGTCTTCACTTCCTCCATCCACAACCAGGATTTCATCGGCTGGAGGATCTTGATGATGCAGGTTCTTTAACGTTTCCGGAAGGTATGTTCTTTCATTAAGAGTAGGAATAATGACGCTGATTCCGTTCATTTCACGAAATCAATCTTCGCAATTCCAGACCCCACCAGGGCGCTAAAAATGTTTTCATTAAAATGTCGATAACCAGGCCATTTA
Proteins encoded in this region:
- a CDS encoding amidohydrolase; this encodes MKRIFLAIILSFFSAGAAHHPKADTVLRHGKIYTMDAARSWAESVAIKDGRIVYVGDDAGLTPWIGDKTKTIELSGRFVLPGFIDSHAHPVEAGVGLKQCDLLPYNTKEEVLKAVRDYVASHPKDPWILGSGWQLPVFPDANPQKEWLDEIVSDRPVFLYAMDGHSAWANSKALEMAGVTKDTPDPEAGRIERNQKGEPSGALRESAADLVSKVAPKTGIEEKIEGLRAAVKILNQFGITGFQDASVSVEERGGTHVYSEVDRQGLLTVRVIGAMYADPSGSLEDVLKQVERYKTLRAQYKNGKHFHATAVKIFSDGVIESRTAALLEPYLNQGKNAGELNWPPEKLNPFVELLDREKFQIHIHAIGDRGIRVALDAIEAAEKKNGLRDRRPLMAHIELIDPQDIPRFAKLSVIPNFQPLWAYEDEYIKDLTVPQLGKERSRWLYPINSVASKGARLAMGSDWPVSSANPLDGIEVAVRRTDFDESEENPFIPEERITLESALAAYTIGSAYANFRDKEVGSIENGKLADLIVLSQNLFDIPPHQINETKVVLTLFEGKEVYRAM
- a CDS encoding TIGR04283 family arsenosugar biosynthesis glycosyltransferase — encoded protein: MNGISVIIPTLNERTYLPETLKNLHHQDPPADEILVVDGGSEDGTQEIAEKSGALLICSEKSISQQMNLGASRSHGDLLVFLHADCILDEKAFVDLLHCMKETEVVGGAFQLELRGNRPLLDRYLSWSGSWNARRSQIYLGDHGIFCRRSVFLEAGGFPDVTLMYEFELMRKLRLRGKLVQLNKKCYASARRFQRYGYWKTILLMRSLRAFYRLGLPINRLEQIYREQAPHREYNV